A window of the Euzebya pacifica genome harbors these coding sequences:
- a CDS encoding SDR family oxidoreductase encodes MSDTTFGPQGWTPEQLGPQDGRTYLITGGNAGAGFEATRILLHEGARVVMLNRSAERSEAAVAKLKEEFGAGAEVSFVRMDLAELDSVRKAAAEVLESVPRIDALICNAAIAQVPTQKFTVDGFESMLGTNHYGHFLLSGLLFDRIEESKGRIVVVASLGYKMGIRTIQFDDMNWDHNYHQNKTYSQSKLAQMMFAYELQDRVAAAGSSVEVYVCHPGSSSTSLITTSGNLMTRTMFRLMAMSPMVQSAEKGAYPEVMCATQDGLEARALYGPTGRNEWVGPVGRGTLEPFAYDKSVMQRLWTVSEKATGFDWTL; translated from the coding sequence TGAACAGCTCGGGCCCCAGGACGGCAGGACCTACCTCATCACCGGTGGCAACGCCGGCGCGGGGTTCGAGGCGACTCGGATCCTGCTGCACGAGGGCGCCAGGGTGGTGATGCTCAACCGCAGCGCGGAGCGGTCCGAGGCGGCCGTGGCGAAGCTCAAGGAGGAGTTCGGCGCCGGCGCCGAGGTGTCCTTCGTCCGCATGGACCTCGCCGAACTCGACAGCGTGCGCAAGGCGGCCGCGGAGGTCCTGGAATCCGTGCCGCGCATCGATGCCCTCATCTGCAACGCCGCCATCGCGCAGGTGCCCACCCAGAAGTTCACCGTGGACGGGTTCGAGAGCATGCTCGGCACCAACCACTACGGCCACTTCCTGCTCAGCGGCCTGTTGTTCGACCGCATCGAGGAATCGAAGGGCCGCATCGTCGTGGTCGCCAGCCTCGGCTACAAGATGGGCATCCGGACCATCCAGTTCGACGACATGAACTGGGACCACAACTACCACCAGAACAAGACCTACTCGCAGAGCAAGCTCGCGCAGATGATGTTCGCCTACGAGCTGCAGGACCGGGTGGCCGCGGCGGGTTCCAGCGTCGAGGTCTACGTCTGCCACCCCGGCTCGTCGAGCACATCGCTGATCACCACCAGCGGCAACCTGATGACGCGGACCATGTTCCGGCTCATGGCCATGTCCCCGATGGTCCAGTCCGCGGAGAAGGGGGCCTACCCCGAGGTCATGTGCGCCACCCAGGACGGCCTGGAAGCCCGCGCGCTCTACGGGCCCACCGGCCGCAACGAGTGGGTCGGTCCGGTCGGCAGGGGGACGCTGGAGCCCTTCGCCTACGACAAGTCGGTCATGCAGCGCCTCTGGACCGTGTCGGAGAAGGCGACCGGTTTCGACTGGACGCTCTGA